The nucleotide sequence AATGTGGGCGTTGCGCATGCCCAGGGCCTCGGCGCGCCGACAGGCCGGGCCGTGCAAATGCAATAGTGGTTGGCCGGCCGGGCCGCGCAGCACTTCTACATGCAGCGGGCCAAGCCCGTCGCGAAAGCCCGTGCCCAGCGCCTTGACGGTTGCCTCCTTGGCGGCAAACCGACCTGCAATGTAGGCAAGGGGACTCTCCGGCAGATGTTTCTGCTCCTCTTCAGTGAGGATTTTTTGTAAAAAACGTCGGCCAAACCTGTCGTAACTGGCCTTGATGCGCGCCAGTTCAGTGATGTCCGTTCCAAGACCGATAATCATACAGTGGTCCACCAGGCGCAGTACGGTCAGAATGTACTGCAGGTTGGGCTGTTGCCCATTTATGGGAAATAGCGTATTGATTTGCTTTCAACCTAAACTATTCTGACCCGTTCCCCGCCGTAACGTCAAGAGCGTTGGCCGTGGGAGCGAACGGAGAAATTTTGTTATGAAGTTGTGCATTATCGGGACAGGCTATGTTGGTCTGGTCAGCGCCGCGTGTTTTGCTGAAATGGGCAATACCGTGACCTGCGTGGACGTTAATCCGGCTGTGGTGGAAAAGCTCAACGCCGGTTCCGTGCATATTTTCGAGCCTGGCCTTGAACCCATGGTTCGTCACAGCCGCACCGACGGACGGCTGAAGTTTACCACCAAGCTTGAGGATGGCATTGCCGACGCCGATTGCGCCTTTATCTGCGTGGGTACGCCGCCCCAGCCCGACGGCTCGTGCGACCTGAGCTATGTGCGCCAGGTCGCGGGCGAAATTGGCCGCCATATGCAGAAGGACCTTGTGGTTGTCGACAAGTCCACCGTGCCGGTGGGCACGGCCGACGAGGTTCGCGCCCTTATCGGCAAGGAGCTTGCCGCCCGTGGCGTATCCTTTACTGTGGATGTCGTTTCCAACCCCGAGTTCCTTAAAGAAGGCGACGCCATCTCCGACTTTATGAAGCCCGACCGCGTTGTGCTGGGCACGGATTCGGAACGCGCCGCCTCCGTTATGCGCGAGTTGTATTCGCCCTTTGCCCGCACCCGCGACAAAATCATTGTCATGGGCGTGCGCAGCGCGGAAATGACCAAGTATGCCGCCAACTGCATGCTGGCGACCAAAATTTCGTTTATCAACGAAATCGCCACCATCTGCGAAAAAGTGGGCGCAGACGTGCGCGACGTGCGTACGGGCATCGGTTCCGATACGCGCATTGGCTACCAGTTTATCTACCCCGGCGTGGGTTACGGCGGCTCGTGCTTTCCCAAGGACGTCAAGGCGCTTATCCACACTGCCGAAAAGGCTGGCGTGGAACCCAAGCTGCTCAACGCGGTTGAAGACGTCAACGCCAGGCAGAAAAAGCACATGGCCGGGCGGATCATGGAATATTTTGCGCCTCAGGGCGGCGTAAAGGGCAAAACCCTCGCCCTGTGGGGGCTGGCCTTCAAGGCCAACACCGACGACATGCGCGAGGCCGCGGCCATCAGCATCATCAACGATCTCACTGCTGCGGGCATGAAGGTCCGCGCCTTTGACCCTGTTGCCGCCGACAACGCGCGCCACATTTTCAAGGACAACCCGCTGGTTGAGATCGTTGAAGGTCAGTACACCGCTTGTGAGGGCGCTCAGGCCCTGCTGGTGGTTACGGAATGGAACCAGTTCCGTAATCCCGATTTTGACAGGATCAAGAGCCTGCTGACTGCCCCTCTGCTGTTTGACGGGCGCAACCTGTACTCTCCCAGTTTTATGGCCCAGCGCGGCTTTGCATACTTTTGCATTGGCCGTCGCACTGAGGCCTAGCCTCGCCCTCTGCCCGGCAACGGGCCGACGGATGACATGACGTTAACCGCCCGGAGCTTCTGTTCCGGGCGGTTTTTGTATGTAGCCCCCCCGCGAGTATAACCCCCATCATGTTTTCAAAGGTTAAGCCTGGTGGGGCTTTTTGGCTTTGTCTACCTGATGGGGGTCATACCTCTATGCCGGGGGATATTTATTGTCTGTGCGCACCGCCCGGCCAGCGCCTGGCAAGGCAGCCGCAGCGAAAGGCTGGCGACAATTTGCGGCAGCCGGGGCAGCTGAAAGAAAGGGCTGCGTTTCTATTCGTTCGTTCTACTTTACCGTCTCACTTATTTATACATTATACACAGATATGTTTTATGGTGCGCGGTTTGTTCCATAGATTGGCTACCTAAAAACGCTTGGGGGGGGTGCGGCAAACAATCAGGCAATTGGGGTGGCTGCAGTTATTTTTTTACATATATTTCAGCTGAATTTATAACATTTAGCGATACTTGTTTGTTGTTTATTGGTTGCGCCCGTGTTATGATAAGCCATGAAAAAATTACCTTTCTGGGCAAAAACACATGGCGCGTCGCAACCGGGGATTTCTGTTGATCAGCACGGGCGCTTTACCAGCGCTGTGGGGCAGCAGCTTGTGCAGGCCATGTTTCCACAAGCATGGCAAAATCTGCAATCTGCCATTGCCTTTCTGTTAGCCGTGCACGACGTTGGCAAAATCAGCCCGCAGTTTCAGATCAAATGCGAGGCATGGGTCGAGCAGTCGGGGCTTGCCAAAGAAGCCGCCAATAACGCATGGGCCACTATCGGCGATCCTCACGCCCGCGTCTCGCAGGATGTTCTTGATTATTTCTGGCAGCAAAAAGGCGCGCTGTCCGAGTCGCACGCATTATGGAGCGCCATTGTCGGCGCGCACCATGGCAAGTGGGCAAAGGCAAGGCCCTACGGGTACGGGCCGGTTTCGCCCCCCTGTCTGGCCCCATCGCCTTCCATAGACTGGTTGCGGGAAGAGCTGGATTTTGTGGCCCGCCAGTGGGAGCGGCAGGGCAGCGTTGAGCTGCCCCCCGTTACCGATGCCGACGGTTACCTGTATGCCGCCTCGGGGCTCATAACCCTCGCTGACTGGATAGCCTCGGACGAACGTCATTTTCCCGCTGATCCCGCATACGCTCCTGTTGATGATGCTCAGATCGACCATCAGGCGCGCGATGTGGTTGACGCCCTCGGCCTTGGCGCATTGACTGTCCGTCCTGGCCTGAGCTTTGAAGAAATATTTGGCAACGCGCCGTACCCCATGCAGGAGGCCGCCTGGCAAACCATAACGGAGCCGGGCGTTTATGTTATTGAGGCTCCCATGGGCATGGGCAAAACAGAGGCGGCGCTTATGGCCGCTTACAAGCTTATGGAGCAGGGCAAGGCGCGGGGTCTGTATTTTGGTTTGCCCACGCAGGCCACGAGCAACCGCATTTATGAGCGCGTGCGGGACTTTGTATGCTGCATATCGCCCACAGCCCAGCGGGTGCAGCTCATCCACGGCAATTCGTGGTTGCTGGACGATCTGCTTGCCGCACCCTACCAGCAGCAACACTCGCCTGCGGATTTTGCCGCTGCCGAGGCGGCGGCTGACCCCTCGCGCTGGTTCTGCTCATCACGCCGCGCCCTGTTGGCCCCTGTGGGCGTGGGCACTGCCGATCAGGCCATGCTGGCGGCGCTTGCGGTAAAACACTTTGCCCTTCGCCGCGTTGCCCTGGTGGGCAAGGTGGTCATTCTGGACGAGGTGCACAGTTACGATCACTACACGCGCGCCGTTATCCGCGAGTTGTGCCGTGTGCTCGCCGACCTTGGGGCTACGGTCATTGTGCTTTCCGCCACGCTCACGGCCTCCGCCCGCACGGCGCTGCTGCAGCCCGGCGGCCCAGTGCCCAGCATGGATGCGGAGGGCGACAGCCTGCCGTACCCCTGCATCAGCGGCCGTGTTTATGGGCAGGATACCGTGCAGCTTTGCCCGTGCGAGGCCCCGCCGTCCCGCTCGGTGCTGGTGGATTTTTTGCCGCAGCAACTGGCGATCGATCAGGCTGCGGATATTGCGGCCTCCGGCGGTCAGGTGCTGTGGGTGTGCAATACCGTCGCCGACGCGCAGGAGACGTTCAGCCGCCTGAAAGACCACGTTGCAACCGCTGCCCCGCATATTGATATGGGTATTCTGCACGCGCGGCTGCCCTTTTTTATGCGCGAGGAGCGCGAAACAGAATGGATGCGGCGTCTGGGCAAGGAGGGTCAGCGCCAGCGCGGCTGCATCCTGGTTTCCACGCAGATTGTGGAACAGAGCGTTGATCTGGATGCCGATGCGCTGTTTACCCAGCTGGCTCCCACAGACATGCTGCTGCAACGCATGGGCAGGCTGTGGCGGCACAATCGGCGTGACCGGCCAGTTGACCAACCCTGCCTGCATATAATTGCCGAAGACCTTGCGCTTGACGACCTGCCATCCATGAATGCAGCGGCTATCAAGCAGGCACTGGGCAGCAAGGCCAACGTGTACGATCCCTTCATATTGCTGCGCACGCTCGAGGTGTGGGGC is from Desulfovibrio desulfuricans and encodes:
- a CDS encoding holo-[acyl-carrier-protein] synthase — protein: MIIGLGTDITELARIKASYDRFGRRFLQKILTEEEQKHLPESPLAYIAGRFAAKEATVKALGTGFRDGLGPLHVEVLRGPAGQPLLHLHGPACRRAEALGMRNAHISISHDRNAAVAVVVLEA
- a CDS encoding UDP-glucose dehydrogenase family protein, with product MKLCIIGTGYVGLVSAACFAEMGNTVTCVDVNPAVVEKLNAGSVHIFEPGLEPMVRHSRTDGRLKFTTKLEDGIADADCAFICVGTPPQPDGSCDLSYVRQVAGEIGRHMQKDLVVVDKSTVPVGTADEVRALIGKELAARGVSFTVDVVSNPEFLKEGDAISDFMKPDRVVLGTDSERAASVMRELYSPFARTRDKIIVMGVRSAEMTKYAANCMLATKISFINEIATICEKVGADVRDVRTGIGSDTRIGYQFIYPGVGYGGSCFPKDVKALIHTAEKAGVEPKLLNAVEDVNARQKKHMAGRIMEYFAPQGGVKGKTLALWGLAFKANTDDMREAAAISIINDLTAAGMKVRAFDPVAADNARHIFKDNPLVEIVEGQYTACEGAQALLVVTEWNQFRNPDFDRIKSLLTAPLLFDGRNLYSPSFMAQRGFAYFCIGRRTEA
- the cas3 gene encoding CRISPR-associated helicase Cas3'; its protein translation is MKKLPFWAKTHGASQPGISVDQHGRFTSAVGQQLVQAMFPQAWQNLQSAIAFLLAVHDVGKISPQFQIKCEAWVEQSGLAKEAANNAWATIGDPHARVSQDVLDYFWQQKGALSESHALWSAIVGAHHGKWAKARPYGYGPVSPPCLAPSPSIDWLREELDFVARQWERQGSVELPPVTDADGYLYAASGLITLADWIASDERHFPADPAYAPVDDAQIDHQARDVVDALGLGALTVRPGLSFEEIFGNAPYPMQEAAWQTITEPGVYVIEAPMGMGKTEAALMAAYKLMEQGKARGLYFGLPTQATSNRIYERVRDFVCCISPTAQRVQLIHGNSWLLDDLLAAPYQQQHSPADFAAAEAAADPSRWFCSSRRALLAPVGVGTADQAMLAALAVKHFALRRVALVGKVVILDEVHSYDHYTRAVIRELCRVLADLGATVIVLSATLTASARTALLQPGGPVPSMDAEGDSLPYPCISGRVYGQDTVQLCPCEAPPSRSVLVDFLPQQLAIDQAADIAASGGQVLWVCNTVADAQETFSRLKDHVATAAPHIDMGILHARLPFFMREERETEWMRRLGKEGQRQRGCILVSTQIVEQSVDLDADALFTQLAPTDMLLQRMGRLWRHNRRDRPVDQPCLHIIAEDLALDDLPSMNAAAIKQALGSKANVYDPFILLRTLEVWGKVSSVTLPDDIRSLIHTTYAEPEYLSDALQELYDKQFGKNIAMKMQADMNTDVWRLAGSDVEEYAPTRLSDHQEYGFVMYRTKKNGQITLLDGSIINSRSTDFVKDTARKLHRNALKLPDYRLAANPPQSRFLANYNLRHWIQIFDDGKMNVLGLKDGEHPYWDQELGIVWPKQRKQP